The following proteins are encoded in a genomic region of Pseudoxanthomonas suwonensis 11-1:
- the pcnB gene encoding polynucleotide adenylyltransferase PcnB: MFFQAHGITPIDPQALPQPVLRSVPRDQHPISRKDISPNALRVLYRLREAGFGAYLVGGAVRDLLLGMHPKDFDVATDATPEQVKQLFRNCRLIGRRFRLAHVVYGREIIEVATFRANVDDGSGDREVEDGRLVRDNVYGTIEDDAVRRDFTCNALYYAIEDFSVRDYTGGYEDVLARKMRLIGDPETRYREDPVRMLRAVRLAAKLGFSIDPPTAEPIPRLAGLLAEAAPARLFEEMLKLFLSGHAVASFEGLERHGLLGALMPETAAALRSNRSGALRRMVLKGLAGTDARVAADEPVSPAFLFALLLWPAYCRALAGLQAQGMPVEEAQRRAADRVTLHQVQTIALPKRFSLPMQEIWLLQSRFSTRQRKRVFRLLAHPRFRAAYDFLALRLAASDSHAADVEFWREAQQSSGDALAASLDASAASGEDADLDGAPRRRRRRRRRGATASE, translated from the coding sequence ATATTTTTCCAAGCCCACGGAATCACTCCCATCGATCCGCAAGCCCTCCCGCAACCTGTCCTGCGCAGCGTCCCGCGCGACCAGCACCCGATCTCGCGAAAGGACATCAGTCCCAACGCATTGCGCGTGCTCTACCGGCTGCGCGAGGCCGGCTTTGGCGCCTACCTGGTCGGCGGCGCGGTCCGCGACCTGCTGCTGGGGATGCACCCCAAGGATTTCGACGTGGCCACCGACGCCACGCCGGAGCAGGTCAAGCAGCTGTTCCGCAACTGCCGCCTGATCGGCCGCCGCTTCCGCCTGGCCCACGTGGTCTACGGCCGCGAGATCATCGAGGTCGCCACCTTCCGCGCCAACGTCGACGACGGCAGCGGCGACCGCGAGGTCGAGGACGGCCGCCTGGTCCGCGACAATGTCTACGGCACGATCGAGGACGACGCGGTCCGCCGCGACTTCACCTGCAACGCCCTGTACTACGCGATCGAGGATTTCTCGGTGCGCGACTACACCGGCGGCTACGAGGACGTGCTGGCGCGCAAGATGCGCCTGATCGGCGATCCAGAGACCCGCTACCGCGAGGACCCGGTGCGCATGCTGCGTGCGGTGCGCCTGGCGGCCAAGCTGGGCTTCAGCATCGACCCGCCCACCGCCGAGCCGATCCCGCGCCTGGCCGGGCTGCTGGCCGAGGCCGCGCCGGCGCGCCTGTTCGAGGAAATGCTCAAGCTGTTCCTGTCCGGGCACGCGGTGGCCAGCTTCGAGGGCCTGGAGCGCCACGGCCTGCTGGGCGCGCTGATGCCCGAGACCGCCGCCGCGCTGCGTTCCAACCGCAGCGGCGCGCTGCGGCGCATGGTCCTCAAGGGCCTGGCCGGCACCGACGCCCGCGTGGCCGCGGACGAGCCGGTCTCGCCGGCCTTCCTGTTCGCCCTGCTGCTGTGGCCGGCCTACTGCCGCGCCCTGGCCGGGCTGCAGGCGCAGGGGATGCCGGTGGAGGAGGCCCAGCGCCGCGCCGCCGACCGGGTGACCCTGCACCAGGTGCAGACCATTGCCCTGCCCAAGCGCTTCTCCCTGCCGATGCAGGAGATCTGGCTGCTGCAGTCGCGCTTCTCCACCCGCCAGCGCAAGCGCGTGTTCCGGCTGCTGGCGCACCCGCGCTTCCGCGCCGCCTACGACTTCCTGGCCCTGCGCCTGGCTGCCTCCGACAGCCATGCCGCCGACGTGGAATTCTGGCGCGAGGCCCAGCAGAGCTCGGGCGATGCCCTTGCCGCCAGCCTCGATGCTTCGGCCGCCAGCGGTGAGGACGCCGACCTGGACGGGGCGCCGCGCCGTCGCCGTCGCCGCCGTCGTCGCGGGGCCACTGCGTCCGAATGA
- the folK gene encoding 2-amino-4-hydroxy-6-hydroxymethyldihydropteridine diphosphokinase — translation MSAPVRACIGLGANLGEAAATVRAAFPALAALPGCRLLATSRLYRTPAWGRTDQPDFINAAAVLETTLPAAELLAGLLEIERRAGRVRGGGDTRWGPRMLDLDLLLYGDQELDLPGLQVPHPYLRQRAFVLVPLAEIAADAPLPGHGTVGEALRLVDATGVEVLEPA, via the coding sequence ATGAGCGCCCCGGTCCGCGCCTGCATAGGCCTGGGCGCGAACCTGGGCGAGGCCGCCGCCACCGTGCGCGCGGCCTTCCCGGCCCTGGCCGCGCTGCCCGGCTGCCGCCTGCTGGCGACCTCGCGGCTGTACCGCACTCCCGCCTGGGGCCGCACCGACCAGCCCGACTTCATCAATGCCGCGGCGGTGCTGGAAACCACCCTGCCGGCGGCGGAGCTGCTGGCCGGACTGCTGGAGATCGAGCGCCGCGCCGGCCGCGTACGCGGCGGCGGGGACACCCGCTGGGGTCCGCGCATGCTCGACCTGGACCTGCTGCTCTACGGTGACCAGGAGCTGGACCTGCCGGGCCTGCAGGTGCCCCATCCGTACCTGCGCCAGCGCGCCTTCGTGCTGGTGCCGCTGGCGGAGATCGCCGCCGACGCGCCGCTCCCGGGCCATGGCACGGTCGGCGAAGCCCTGCGCCTGGTCGATGCAACCGGCGTCGAGGTCCTGGAACCGGCCTGA
- the panB gene encoding 3-methyl-2-oxobutanoate hydroxymethyltransferase, whose protein sequence is MSVHADQKPWTVPALAEAKRQGRRMAMLTAYDAGFARVMDQNGIDLVLVGDSLGMVVQGHGSTLPVTVPDIAYHTAAVARVLKQALLVSDLPFQADATPERALDASVALLQAGAQMVKLEGAGHKLDVIRFLSERDIPVCAHLGLTPQSVLKLGGFKLQGRDEQAAARLRADALAVQEAGASMLVLECVPTPLAQQITASLGIPTIGIGAGPHCDGQVLVLHDFLGLDSGHRRPRFVKDFLAEGGSVAGAVRAYAEAVRDGSFPDAAHAYA, encoded by the coding sequence ATGAGCGTACATGCCGACCAGAAGCCCTGGACCGTCCCCGCGCTGGCCGAAGCCAAGCGCCAGGGCCGTCGCATGGCCATGCTGACCGCGTACGACGCCGGATTCGCCCGGGTCATGGACCAGAACGGGATCGACCTGGTCCTGGTCGGCGATTCGCTGGGCATGGTGGTCCAGGGCCATGGTTCGACCCTGCCGGTGACCGTGCCCGACATCGCCTACCACACCGCCGCGGTGGCCCGGGTGCTGAAGCAGGCGCTGCTGGTCAGCGACCTGCCGTTCCAGGCCGATGCCACCCCGGAGCGGGCGCTGGACGCCTCGGTGGCGCTGCTGCAGGCCGGCGCGCAGATGGTCAAGCTGGAAGGCGCGGGCCACAAGCTCGACGTCATCCGCTTCCTGTCCGAACGCGACATCCCGGTCTGCGCGCACCTGGGCCTGACCCCGCAGTCGGTGCTCAAGCTCGGCGGGTTCAAGCTGCAGGGCCGCGACGAGCAGGCCGCGGCGCGGTTGCGCGCCGACGCCCTGGCGGTGCAGGAGGCCGGCGCCTCGATGCTGGTGCTCGAATGCGTGCCGACCCCGCTGGCCCAGCAGATCACCGCCTCGCTCGGGATCCCCACCATCGGCATCGGCGCTGGCCCGCATTGCGACGGCCAGGTGCTGGTGCTGCACGACTTCCTCGGGCTGGACAGCGGCCATCGCCGTCCGCGCTTCGTCAAGGATTTCCTGGCCGAAGGCGGCTCGGTGGCCGGCGCCGTGCGCGCCTATGCCGAGGCCGTGCGTGACGGCAGCTTCCCCGATGCCGCCCACGCCTACGCCTGA